A genomic stretch from Sphingobacterium sp. ML3W includes:
- a CDS encoding RNA polymerase sigma-70 factor — translation MAKNYHYNNMEIIHNVNLSDSEKKATQQHENTILLGALYGGSKVAFEKLYTLFWDRLYLAAYNILRDRELCEDIVQEIFSQLWIRRSALSIKNLESYLFTAVRFQVFRCINEKKCRNNFVMELANLPAAFFDSQEHHKEIEEALKIGIEKLPEKCGVIFYLSRKEHLTNKEIAARLNISIKTVENQITIAIKKMRKYLSPWTLPLFLLTILNIFR, via the coding sequence ATGGCAAAAAATTACCACTATAATAATATGGAAATTATCCATAATGTTAATTTATCAGATTCGGAAAAGAAAGCTACTCAACAACATGAAAATACAATCCTATTAGGAGCGCTTTATGGTGGATCGAAGGTCGCGTTTGAAAAATTATATACCCTGTTTTGGGACAGGCTTTATCTAGCAGCTTACAATATTCTCCGTGACAGGGAATTGTGTGAGGATATTGTTCAGGAGATATTTTCGCAGCTCTGGATCAGACGTTCGGCCTTGTCGATAAAGAATCTGGAATCTTATTTATTTACAGCAGTACGTTTTCAGGTCTTCAGGTGCATAAACGAAAAAAAATGTAGAAATAACTTTGTAATGGAGCTAGCTAATTTGCCAGCAGCATTTTTTGATTCTCAGGAGCATCACAAAGAGATCGAAGAAGCTTTAAAAATAGGCATCGAAAAATTGCCCGAAAAATGCGGTGTAATTTTTTACTTGAGCAGAAAGGAGCATCTCACCAATAAGGAAATAGCAGCCCGCCTCAATATTTCAATAAAAACCGTAGAAAACCAAATTACCATTGCCATAAAAAAAATGAGAAAATACCTCTCTCCATGGACCTTACCGCTTTTCTTATTAACAATCCTCAATATTTTCCGATAG